In a genomic window of Methylovirgula sp. 4M-Z18:
- a CDS encoding HlyD family secretion protein, translated as MVDRTDTQTPQAATSRKRGSRWIFALLRVAFVVLAAWLAWYTAGHWNRWTGAARLESTDDSYVTGDVTPLSARVSGYIASVAVQDYQTVHKGDLIAEIDPSDYKAQLALAEANLAAAQASLANLANQKLVQNALIRQASANIQAVEADVQRYELEDERQHNLLKTGVAGTQQSVEQADANAKRSLAQKSLNEAQLDQQKALLASLDTQQKEIEAQIEAAQAQVTLATNNLNYTRIVAPVDGTVGQRQVRPGQFVNVGTQVIAVVPLPNIWVIANYKETQITHMRPGQNARITVDAYPDLALTGHVESWSPATGSTFALLPADNSTGNFTKVVQRVPVKVVLDPHPALGTLVRPGLSVEATIDTSTGPDDGAAAAKP; from the coding sequence ATGGTCGATCGTACGGACACGCAAACGCCGCAGGCAGCGACATCGCGCAAACGCGGATCGCGCTGGATTTTCGCGCTGTTGCGGGTTGCCTTCGTGGTGCTCGCCGCCTGGCTCGCCTGGTATACTGCCGGGCATTGGAACCGCTGGACCGGCGCGGCGCGGCTCGAATCCACCGACGATTCCTACGTCACCGGCGACGTGACGCCGCTGTCGGCCCGCGTGTCCGGCTATATCGCCAGCGTGGCGGTGCAGGATTACCAGACCGTGCACAAAGGCGATTTGATCGCCGAAATCGACCCGTCCGATTACAAGGCGCAACTTGCGCTGGCTGAGGCCAATCTTGCCGCCGCGCAAGCGAGCCTTGCCAATCTTGCCAACCAGAAATTGGTGCAAAACGCGCTGATCCGCCAGGCCAGCGCCAATATCCAGGCAGTCGAGGCCGATGTGCAGCGCTATGAGCTCGAGGACGAGCGGCAGCACAACCTGCTCAAGACCGGGGTCGCCGGCACGCAGCAATCGGTCGAACAGGCCGATGCCAATGCCAAGCGCTCGCTCGCCCAAAAGAGCCTGAACGAAGCACAGCTCGACCAGCAAAAGGCCCTGCTCGCCAGTCTCGACACCCAGCAAAAGGAGATCGAGGCCCAGATCGAGGCGGCGCAGGCGCAAGTGACGCTGGCCACCAACAATCTGAACTATACGCGCATCGTTGCGCCGGTCGACGGCACCGTCGGCCAAAGGCAGGTGCGGCCGGGGCAGTTCGTCAACGTCGGCACCCAGGTGATCGCCGTGGTGCCGCTGCCCAATATCTGGGTGATCGCCAATTACAAGGAGACCCAGATCACCCATATGCGGCCGGGGCAAAACGCGCGGATCACGGTCGACGCCTATCCCGATCTCGCGCTCACCGGTCATGTCGAAAGCTGGTCGCCGGCAACGGGCAGCACTTTCGCCCTGCTGCCCGCCGACAATTCGACCGGCAATTTCACCAAAGTCGTGCAGCGCGTGCCGGTGAAGGTCGTGCTCGACCCCCATCCGGCACTGGGCACGCTGGTGCGCCCGGGCCTCTCGGTCGAGGCGACCATCGACACCAGCACCGGACCGGATGACGGCGCCGCTGCGGCCAAGCCATGA
- a CDS encoding aspartate-semialdehyde dehydrogenase: MGFKVAIAGATGNVGREMLDILAERRFPVSEVVPLASSRSLGTEVSFGDKTLKCKVLENYDFSDTDICLMSAGGEVSKQFSPKIGAQGCVVIDNSSAWRYDADVPLIVPEVNADAVAGFTKKNIIANPNCSTAQLVVALKPLHDVAKIKRVVVSTYQSVSGAGKEGMDELFAQTRAVFVSDTVETKKFTKRIAFNVIPHIDVFMEDGYTKEEWKMMAETKKILDPKIKLTATCVRVPVFIGHSEAVNVEFENPITADEARDILREAPGCLVIDKRENGGYITPHESAGEDATYISRIREDATVENGLSFWCVSDNLRKGAALNAVQIAEVLLNRRLIAPKQKAA; the protein is encoded by the coding sequence ATGGGTTTTAAGGTCGCAATTGCCGGCGCCACTGGGAACGTGGGCCGTGAAATGCTGGATATCCTGGCCGAGCGCCGGTTTCCGGTCAGCGAAGTGGTGCCGCTCGCCTCCTCGCGCTCTCTGGGCACGGAAGTGTCCTTCGGCGACAAGACGCTCAAGTGCAAAGTTCTCGAAAATTACGACTTTTCCGATACCGACATCTGCCTGATGTCGGCGGGCGGAGAAGTTTCGAAGCAGTTCTCGCCCAAGATCGGCGCGCAGGGCTGCGTCGTCATCGATAATTCCTCGGCCTGGCGCTATGACGCCGACGTGCCGCTGATCGTGCCGGAAGTGAATGCTGATGCGGTCGCCGGCTTCACCAAGAAGAACATCATCGCCAATCCGAATTGCTCGACCGCGCAACTCGTCGTGGCGCTGAAGCCGCTGCACGATGTCGCCAAGATCAAGCGCGTCGTGGTTTCGACCTATCAATCGGTGTCGGGCGCCGGCAAGGAAGGCATGGACGAATTGTTCGCCCAGACCCGCGCCGTCTTCGTCTCCGACACGGTCGAGACCAAGAAGTTCACCAAGCGCATCGCCTTCAACGTCATTCCGCACATCGACGTGTTCATGGAAGACGGGTACACGAAGGAAGAGTGGAAGATGATGGCGGAGACCAAGAAGATCTTGGATCCCAAGATCAAGCTGACCGCCACCTGCGTGCGCGTGCCGGTGTTCATCGGCCATTCCGAAGCGGTGAATGTGGAATTCGAAAATCCGATCACCGCCGACGAGGCGCGCGACATCCTGCGCGAGGCGCCCGGCTGTCTCGTCATCGACAAGCGCGAAAACGGCGGCTACATCACGCCGCATGAATCGGCCGGCGAGGACGCGACCTATATTTCCCGCATCCGCGAGGACGCGACCGTCGAGAACGGCCTCAGCTTCTGGTGCGTGTCGGACAATCTGCGCAAGGGCGCGGCGCTGAACGCGGTGCAGATCGCCGAAGTGCTGCTCAACCGCCGCCTGATCGCGCCGAAGCAGAAGGCAGCATAA
- a CDS encoding HlyD family secretion protein codes for MTRHPGSLEIDRAISATEALGSALTESKSPVLPAAAHAAAPAAKKHVLRRLLLVCVGLGALAAAGVYARDYWTVGRFQIETDDAYVQADTTTIAPKVPGYIAQVLVGDNEPVKAGAVLARIDDRDYKVALQQAEADVAAAKAAIASKQAALETQASVIDSAKATVAVDAANETFAEQDDKRYSGLANAGIGAVRDAQSAVSRVAAAHASVERDQASLTSATKQVDQLKAELAQAQASLARAQAAEDQAKLNLSYTNIVAPVDGVVGNRTLRTGQYVQAGTQLMSVVPVSAAYIEANYKETQLTDVHPGQPVDIRVDMFPDRVYHGRVDSLSPASGQSFALLPPDNATGNFTKVVQRIPVKITLDDLSAADLRPGMSVIPSIDTKASAATKTVQANVKQNDL; via the coding sequence ATGACCCGGCATCCTGGTTCCCTGGAGATCGATCGCGCCATCTCTGCAACAGAGGCGCTCGGCAGCGCTTTGACGGAAAGCAAATCGCCCGTCCTGCCGGCCGCGGCTCACGCCGCTGCACCGGCGGCAAAAAAGCACGTTCTGCGCCGGCTGCTCTTGGTGTGCGTCGGTTTGGGCGCGCTTGCCGCCGCCGGTGTTTACGCCCGCGACTATTGGACGGTCGGCCGCTTCCAGATCGAGACCGACGACGCCTATGTGCAGGCCGACACGACCACGATCGCCCCGAAAGTGCCTGGCTATATCGCGCAGGTTCTGGTCGGCGACAACGAGCCGGTGAAGGCCGGCGCGGTTCTCGCCCGGATCGACGATCGCGACTATAAAGTCGCGCTGCAGCAGGCCGAAGCCGATGTCGCCGCCGCCAAGGCCGCCATCGCCAGCAAGCAAGCCGCGCTGGAGACGCAAGCTTCCGTGATCGATTCGGCCAAAGCCACGGTGGCGGTCGATGCGGCCAACGAGACATTCGCCGAACAGGACGACAAGCGCTATTCGGGTCTGGCGAATGCCGGCATCGGCGCGGTGCGCGATGCCCAGTCGGCCGTTTCGCGCGTCGCGGCGGCCCACGCCAGCGTAGAGCGCGACCAGGCCTCCCTGACTTCGGCGACCAAGCAGGTCGACCAGCTCAAGGCCGAACTCGCCCAGGCGCAAGCCTCGCTCGCCCGCGCGCAAGCAGCCGAAGACCAGGCCAAGTTGAACTTGAGCTACACCAATATCGTCGCGCCGGTTGACGGCGTCGTCGGCAACCGCACCCTGCGCACCGGACAATATGTGCAGGCCGGTACGCAATTGATGTCGGTGGTGCCGGTCTCTGCAGCCTATATCGAGGCCAACTATAAAGAAACGCAATTGACCGACGTGCACCCGGGCCAACCGGTCGACATTCGCGTCGACATGTTCCCCGACCGCGTCTATCACGGCCGTGTCGACAGCCTCTCGCCGGCGAGCGGCCAGAGCTTTGCTCTGCTGCCCCCGGACAATGCGACCGGCAACTTCACCAAAGTGGTGCAGCGCATCCCGGTCAAGATCACACTGGACGATCTCAGCGCGGCCGATTTGCGCCCCGGCATGTCGGTGATCCCGAGCATCGACACGAAAGCCTCCGCGGCGACAAAGACCGTGCAGGCGAACGTCAAACAGAACGATCTTTAG
- a CDS encoding DHA2 family efflux MFS transporter permease subunit: MSTQQSEGASLKNWIAVLAGMIGAFMAVLNIQITNASLLDIEGGIGTGVDNGAWISTSYLIGEIIVIPLSDYLSRVFSFRRYLLVNAILFALFSISCAFARDLPTMIALRGLQGFAGGVLIPMAFTMVLTKLPKPQQPIGLAIFALSATFAPAIGPTIGGFMTENYGWQTIFFINTVPSIAMVTALWLTLDREPMRLDRLRDGDWLGIATMAVGLAALQTVLEEGNKDDWFASPFILRLAIIAAVFLSAFIAIELRVAKPLVNLRLMKQRNFAIGIIANVLVGFALYGSVYVLPQYLGQVQHYNAEDIGKVLAWTGLPQLVLIPLVPMLMKRFDVRYLAAVGIAIFAVSCFMNTTLSLDSAGDQFFIPNIVRALGQAVVLAPVSAVTIAGIAPSDAGAASGLSNMLRNLGGAVGTATLATLLTKREQFHSNIIGQSITLTNEIVRQRIDQMTAYFMAHGVSDQAAATHQAIVALGSSVKRQALIMGFSDTFAVIGMLLALAAIVVLFARKVASGSGAAGAH; the protein is encoded by the coding sequence ATGTCCACGCAACAGAGCGAAGGCGCCAGCCTCAAAAATTGGATCGCGGTTCTCGCCGGCATGATCGGCGCGTTCATGGCGGTGTTGAATATTCAGATCACCAATGCCTCGCTGCTCGACATAGAAGGCGGCATCGGCACGGGCGTCGACAATGGCGCCTGGATCTCGACCTCCTACCTCATCGGCGAAATCATCGTCATCCCGCTCAGCGATTATTTGAGCCGGGTCTTCTCGTTTCGCCGGTATCTGCTCGTCAATGCGATCCTGTTCGCGCTGTTCTCGATCTCTTGCGCCTTCGCCCGCGATCTGCCGACCATGATCGCGCTGCGCGGCCTGCAGGGTTTTGCTGGCGGCGTCCTCATTCCCATGGCCTTCACCATGGTCCTGACCAAGCTGCCGAAACCGCAGCAGCCGATCGGCCTCGCCATTTTCGCGCTGTCAGCCACATTCGCGCCGGCCATCGGCCCGACGATCGGCGGCTTCATGACCGAAAATTACGGCTGGCAGACCATTTTCTTCATCAATACGGTGCCCAGCATCGCGATGGTGACGGCGCTGTGGTTGACACTTGACCGCGAGCCGATGCGCCTTGACCGGCTGCGCGACGGCGATTGGCTCGGCATCGCGACAATGGCTGTCGGCCTCGCCGCCCTGCAGACCGTGCTGGAGGAAGGCAACAAGGACGATTGGTTCGCCTCGCCCTTCATCCTACGGCTTGCGATCATCGCCGCCGTCTTTCTCAGCGCCTTCATCGCGATCGAATTGCGCGTGGCGAAACCTTTGGTCAATCTGCGGCTGATGAAACAGCGCAACTTCGCCATCGGCATCATCGCCAATGTCCTTGTCGGCTTTGCGCTCTATGGCTCGGTCTATGTGCTGCCGCAATATCTCGGCCAGGTGCAGCATTACAACGCCGAGGACATCGGCAAAGTGCTCGCCTGGACCGGCCTGCCGCAACTCGTGCTCATCCCCCTGGTGCCGATGCTGATGAAGCGCTTCGACGTGCGCTATCTCGCCGCCGTCGGCATCGCCATCTTCGCCGTGAGCTGTTTCATGAATACCACCTTGTCGCTCGACTCGGCCGGAGACCAGTTCTTCATCCCGAACATCGTGCGCGCGCTCGGCCAGGCCGTCGTGTTGGCCCCGGTCAGCGCCGTCACGATCGCCGGCATCGCGCCGAGCGACGCGGGTGCGGCATCGGGCCTTTCGAACATGCTGCGCAACCTGGGCGGCGCGGTCGGCACCGCGACGCTGGCAACCCTGCTCACCAAGCGCGAGCAATTCCATTCCAATATCATCGGCCAGTCCATCACCCTGACGAATGAGATCGTGCGCCAGCGCATCGACCAGATGACCGCCTATTTCATGGCCCATGGCGTGTCGGATCAGGCTGCCGCGACCCACCAGGCGATTGTCGCGCTCGGCAGTTCTGTGAAGCGCCAGGCCCTGATCATGGGCTTCAGCGACACGTTTGCCGTGATCGGCATGCTGCTCGCGCTCGCCGCCATCGTGGTGCTGTTCGCGCGGAAGGTCGCGTCCGGATCCGGCGCCGCCGGGGCGCACTGA
- a CDS encoding SPFH domain-containing protein, with the protein MAIARQVITSLQRDGTDMLGTRGVAIKIADDSIVSGSLLTVESNHFCVLKSRGAVLNVYETGQYALTTPDKPLIGSIVQGFFGGTSPWVFEVIYINRAKLLVRNSGIATSAEMAEMAYQVDYYIHVDTKEAALDLITHLPFNGNVIDTNEIAAYAGPAIEQAINQVVQVTKMEHINERINDIREGVKAHLADFLKIYGIMLNDLKVLILPKDERMRELISLQALGLTPIEAVRYYLALRMAEKGLVSAPNAAAGLPFSIGAQPIGTIGLGPDAGLSGAKGGS; encoded by the coding sequence ATGGCTATCGCACGGCAAGTGATCACCTCATTGCAGAGAGACGGCACCGATATGCTCGGAACGCGCGGCGTCGCGATCAAGATCGCCGACGACAGCATCGTGTCGGGATCGCTGCTGACGGTCGAGAGCAATCATTTCTGCGTCCTGAAATCGCGCGGCGCGGTGCTGAACGTCTATGAGACCGGGCAATATGCGCTGACGACACCCGACAAGCCGCTGATCGGCTCGATCGTGCAGGGCTTTTTCGGTGGCACCTCGCCCTGGGTCTTCGAGGTGATCTATATCAACCGCGCCAAGCTCCTGGTGCGCAATTCCGGCATCGCCACCAGCGCCGAAATGGCGGAAATGGCCTATCAGGTGGATTATTACATCCATGTCGACACGAAGGAGGCAGCGCTCGACCTCATCACGCACCTGCCCTTCAACGGCAATGTGATCGACACGAACGAAATCGCGGCCTATGCCGGCCCCGCCATCGAGCAGGCGATCAACCAGGTGGTGCAAGTCACCAAAATGGAACATATCAACGAACGCATCAACGATATCCGCGAAGGGGTGAAGGCGCATCTCGCCGACTTCCTGAAGATCTACGGCATTATGCTGAACGATCTCAAAGTGCTGATCCTGCCGAAGGACGAGCGCATGCGCGAACTGATCTCATTGCAGGCGCTCGGCCTCACGCCCATCGAGGCCGTGCGCTATTATCTCGCCTTGCGCATGGCGGAAAAGGGCCTGGTCTCCGCACCCAACGCCGCGGCGGGCCTGCCGTTCTCGATCGGCGCGCAACCGATCGGCACCATCGGGCTTGGTCCCGACGCCGGGCTTTCGGGGGCGAAAGGCGGGTCATGA
- a CDS encoding MFS transporter gives MIRPLAPISSAGAALHGVAEAHPRLSADTLRPYIGILGVLFGAIMSTLGSRVTSFGIADLRGGLHFSFDEGAWMTTSFGIGQMLIGVACPYLGAIFGVRRVLLQGILLFFTASLLAPLSPNLSAFLVAQFLCGVGSGTFIPLTISFIARSLPTRLIAYGIAVYAMNSELSQNVAASLEGWYSDHLSWRWIDWQYCLMMPLMFACVWYGIPREDIKTELRAQLDWPGIVYAGLGFSLLYAGLDQGNRLDWTNNGLVSGLLLSGGLVTLAFVVRELWVTHRPFLNLRLLLQHDLVFILIILAGFRFIILSTAYIIPNYLQSVQNFRELQVGSVLLWIALPQLVIVLPLGYLLSRVSGRWILCFGTAMVGTACLMATQLTSAWATNDFLTSQIIQAIGQSFALTALVWLAVQAISPADALTIGTLLQVSRMFGGEIGTAFMQTFVRVREQVHSNLIGLHVDGLASLTADRLAAYRAALATHTADLVVTTERATGLLAQAIAKQAAVLSYIDGFQAAAVGALMCMILAVALPSPEKTRA, from the coding sequence ATGATCCGCCCGCTCGCGCCCATCTCGTCCGCCGGCGCGGCGCTACATGGCGTCGCCGAGGCGCATCCGCGGCTCAGCGCCGACACATTGCGCCCCTATATCGGCATTCTGGGCGTCCTGTTCGGCGCGATCATGTCGACGCTGGGCAGCCGCGTCACCAGCTTCGGCATTGCCGATTTGCGCGGCGGCCTGCATTTCAGCTTCGACGAAGGCGCCTGGATGACCACGAGCTTCGGCATCGGCCAGATGCTGATCGGTGTCGCCTGCCCCTATCTCGGCGCGATTTTCGGCGTGCGGCGCGTTCTGCTACAGGGCATTCTGCTCTTCTTCACCGCCAGCCTGCTGGCGCCGCTCTCGCCCAATCTCAGCGCGTTTCTCGTTGCCCAATTTCTCTGCGGCGTCGGGTCGGGCACGTTCATCCCGCTGACCATCAGCTTCATCGCCCGCAGCCTGCCGACCCGGCTGATCGCTTACGGCATTGCCGTCTATGCGATGAATTCCGAATTGTCGCAGAATGTCGCGGCCTCGCTCGAAGGCTGGTATTCCGACCACCTCTCCTGGCGCTGGATCGACTGGCAATATTGCCTCATGATGCCGCTGATGTTCGCTTGCGTGTGGTACGGCATTCCGCGCGAGGACATCAAAACCGAATTGCGCGCGCAGCTCGACTGGCCGGGCATCGTCTATGCCGGCCTTGGCTTCAGCCTGCTTTACGCCGGCCTCGACCAGGGCAATCGGCTCGATTGGACCAATAATGGCCTGGTGAGCGGCCTCCTGCTGTCGGGCGGCCTCGTCACGCTCGCCTTCGTCGTTCGCGAATTGTGGGTGACGCACAGGCCGTTCCTCAACCTGCGGCTGCTGCTGCAGCATGATCTCGTGTTCATCTTGATCATTCTCGCAGGCTTTCGCTTCATCATCCTCTCGACCGCCTATATCATCCCGAACTACCTGCAGAGTGTGCAGAATTTCCGCGAATTGCAGGTCGGTTCCGTCCTGCTGTGGATCGCCTTGCCGCAATTGGTGATCGTCCTGCCGCTTGGCTATTTGCTGAGCCGGGTCAGCGGCCGCTGGATCCTATGTTTCGGGACCGCGATGGTCGGCACCGCCTGCCTGATGGCGACGCAACTGACCAGCGCCTGGGCGACGAATGATTTCCTGACCTCGCAGATCATCCAGGCCATCGGCCAATCTTTCGCGCTCACCGCGCTCGTCTGGCTCGCCGTTCAGGCGATCAGCCCGGCCGACGCGCTGACCATCGGCACATTGCTGCAGGTGAGCCGCATGTTTGGCGGCGAAATCGGTACCGCCTTTATGCAGACCTTCGTGCGGGTGCGCGAGCAGGTGCATTCCAACCTGATCGGCCTGCATGTCGACGGGCTCGCGAGCCTCACCGCCGACCGCCTGGCCGCCTATCGCGCCGCGCTCGCGACCCACACCGCCGATCTCGTCGTCACGACGGAACGCGCAACCGGCCTGCTCGCCCAGGCGATCGCCAAACAGGCGGCGGTGCTCTCCTATATCGATGGTTTCCAGGCGGCGGCGGTTGGTGCGCTGATGTGCATGATATTGGCCGTGGCGTTGCCGAGTCCCGAGAAGACACGGGCATGA
- a CDS encoding TetR/AcrR family transcriptional regulator — MTLADTREKRSRGRPQVRSDHDTRHLIADAARAEFMAQGYARTSMDNVAKSAGISKKTLYRLVPTKADLFQISVVDRIEQFMLAADSEGTKGQDVAAGLERIMIEFGMLTLSSDTIAILKLVIAESDRFPELATSFYALAIDRTYEAVERYLRKNCELGSIRLDDPHEAAGMLRGMMVMEPQRAAMLRHAPAPTREEIIARARRCVQVFLQGCAKEED; from the coding sequence ATGACGCTGGCCGACACAAGGGAAAAACGGTCGCGCGGACGTCCCCAGGTCCGCTCCGATCACGATACCCGCCACCTCATCGCCGACGCGGCGCGGGCCGAGTTCATGGCGCAGGGCTATGCCAGAACCAGTATGGACAATGTGGCGAAAAGCGCCGGCATTTCGAAAAAGACCCTTTACCGCCTGGTGCCGACCAAGGCCGATCTGTTTCAGATTTCGGTCGTGGACCGCATCGAGCAATTCATGCTGGCGGCGGATTCAGAAGGAACGAAGGGGCAGGATGTCGCGGCCGGGCTTGAGCGCATCATGATCGAGTTCGGCATGCTGACCCTATCCAGCGACACGATCGCCATTTTGAAGCTGGTGATCGCCGAAAGCGACCGATTCCCCGAACTCGCGACCAGTTTCTATGCGTTGGCCATCGACAGGACCTACGAGGCGGTGGAGCGCTACTTGCGCAAAAATTGCGAACTCGGTTCGATCCGGCTCGACGACCCGCACGAGGCGGCGGGGATGCTGCGCGGCATGATGGTGATGGAGCCGCAGCGCGCCGCCATGCTGCGGCACGCGCCGGCGCCGACGAGGGAGGAAATCATCGCCCGCGCGCGCCGGTGCGTTCAGGTTTTTTTGCAGGGGTGTGCGAAGGAAGAAGATTAG
- a CDS encoding RidA family protein — protein MSHVLGTMRLTSGLGACALAFVMWIAASVGAMAQSPPSAEARLKELGITLPVVPPPVANYVDAVRVGNLLFLSGNTAGADWKYKGKVGKDLSVQEGYDTAHQVALVMLAKVRVALGSLDRVKRVVKVFGMVNSAEGFGDQPKVINGFSDLMVDVFGDAGRHARSAVGMAGLPFNSAVEVEMIVEVGE, from the coding sequence ATGAGTCATGTTCTCGGCACGATGAGACTTACCTCAGGCCTGGGCGCCTGCGCGCTTGCATTCGTGATGTGGATTGCGGCTTCGGTGGGCGCCATGGCGCAGAGCCCGCCGTCCGCCGAGGCGCGGCTGAAGGAACTCGGTATCACGCTGCCGGTCGTGCCGCCTCCGGTCGCCAATTATGTCGATGCGGTCAGGGTCGGCAATCTGTTGTTCCTTTCGGGCAACACGGCCGGCGCCGACTGGAAGTACAAAGGAAAAGTGGGCAAGGACCTCTCCGTGCAAGAAGGGTATGACACGGCACACCAGGTTGCATTGGTCATGCTGGCGAAAGTGCGTGTCGCGCTCGGCAGCCTCGATCGCGTGAAACGCGTGGTCAAGGTCTTCGGCATGGTGAACTCGGCCGAAGGGTTTGGCGATCAGCCGAAGGTCATCAACGGGTTTTCCGATTTGATGGTGGATGTCTTCGGTGATGCGGGCAGGCACGCGCGCTCGGCCGTCGGCATGGCCGGACTTCCGTTCAACAGTGCCGTGGAGGTCGAGATGATCGTCGAAGTGGGCGAGTGA
- a CDS encoding glycosyltransferase family 4 protein: MLAALASGAIPPVSSFDLAHDPEPSRPATLSVADVRATLAGRTILQIIPALDAGGAERTTVDMAAALAEVGARALVASTGGRLVSELQAKGGTWLPFPAKSKNPIAMALNVRKLMHLIRQEGVDILHARSRAPAWVALGAVRRTGTPFVTTYHGAYSGKSSLKLRYNSVMARGDAVIANSAYTASLIARNYPQAAARTVIIHRGTDFRAFRPTAVDPQRVANLRKAWGAEGERIVLLPGRLTGWKGQRVLIAAAEQLMRQGLSGVHFILAGDEQGRTGYAKELDQLIAKGGLTGIVKRIGHCADMPAAYMAAAVVVVPSTEPEAFGRTSAEAQAMGVPVVVSDLGAMPETVLAPPEVPDEQRTGWRVPPGDATALAEAIQRALGLGASMREAMAYRARIHVESLFSLEQMCASTLEVYARLLQNKSK; encoded by the coding sequence ATGTTAGCAGCCCTCGCATCAGGTGCCATTCCGCCCGTGTCATCGTTCGATCTTGCCCACGACCCAGAACCCAGCCGGCCGGCCACTCTGTCGGTCGCCGATGTGCGGGCCACTTTGGCGGGACGGACGATTTTGCAGATCATTCCAGCGCTCGACGCCGGCGGCGCCGAGCGCACCACGGTCGATATGGCGGCGGCCCTCGCCGAAGTCGGCGCCCGGGCACTGGTCGCCAGCACTGGCGGACGGCTCGTGAGCGAATTGCAGGCCAAGGGCGGAACCTGGTTGCCGTTTCCGGCCAAATCGAAAAATCCGATCGCCATGGCGCTCAACGTGCGCAAATTGATGCATCTTATCCGGCAGGAGGGCGTCGATATCCTGCATGCCCGGTCGCGTGCGCCGGCCTGGGTCGCGCTCGGCGCGGTGCGGCGCACCGGCACGCCCTTCGTGACCACCTATCATGGCGCTTATTCCGGCAAATCGAGCCTGAAATTACGGTATAATTCCGTCATGGCGCGCGGCGATGCGGTCATCGCCAATTCCGCCTATACGGCGAGCCTGATCGCCCGGAACTATCCGCAAGCGGCGGCGCGCACCGTCATCATCCATCGCGGCACGGATTTCCGCGCTTTCCGCCCGACGGCGGTCGATCCGCAGCGGGTGGCGAACCTGCGCAAGGCCTGGGGCGCGGAGGGCGAGCGCATCGTGCTGTTGCCGGGCCGACTCACGGGCTGGAAAGGCCAGCGCGTCCTGATCGCCGCCGCCGAACAATTGATGCGCCAAGGCTTGAGCGGGGTACATTTCATCCTCGCCGGCGACGAGCAGGGCCGCACGGGCTATGCCAAGGAACTCGACCAGCTCATCGCCAAGGGCGGGCTGACCGGCATCGTCAAAAGGATCGGCCATTGCGCCGATATGCCCGCCGCCTATATGGCCGCCGCCGTGGTCGTGGTGCCGTCCACCGAGCCGGAAGCCTTCGGGCGGACCTCGGCCGAGGCGCAGGCCATGGGCGTGCCCGTGGTCGTGTCCGACCTCGGCGCCATGCCCGAAACCGTCCTGGCGCCGCCGGAAGTGCCAGACGAACAGCGCACCGGCTGGCGGGTGCCGCCGGGCGATGCAACCGCTTTGGCCGAGGCCATCCAGAGGGCCCTCGGTCTCGGAGCGTCCATGCGCGAGGCGATGGCCTATCGCGCCCGCATCCATGTGGAATCCCTGTTCTCGCTCGAGCAGATGTGCGCCTCGACCCTCGAGGTCTACGCCCGATTGTTACAAAATAAGTCAAAATAA